One genomic segment of Arthrobacter sp. zg-Y1110 includes these proteins:
- a CDS encoding thioester domain-containing protein — MSHHYFPSGPRRQPGPERRIRRSLLGVAAAAVLLLAPFAAPANASWAEPDPNDPAPVAGINAEVVTTDLGPAQRVQAFVADNPTPPDPLAPYPEDNPVGVPVTGRFAGIILTEDAGGGTGQMYCIDTAVETMVGIGYVQGAWEEANVANIGYVNYILNNYYPANPAAPAGLTVNQQAAAVQGAIWYFTDGYLVNTTETVIRPAVEAIVADAQANGPLVEPPPPNVTVTPPVAAGPAGGVAGPFTVASEGAAEVTVSVPAGYTMFADAAGTVPIPTGSTVLSGAQIWVAGPPGSTAPGVLSARASVTVQTGNVYLYDQGDPLLDNAQPLILAATTALEATAEATAEFFVPGDLVVNKTFAGEAAGRQGAIALTVDCGAAGLFSFEIPAGTTAPVSETIVDLPVGTVCSVTEPVTGSNTEVTVTPTVSDPVTIAEGENVLAVTNTVEFNPGSLVVAKTISGSGAGLQDEVVLHIQCGNGLIDEIFVIPEGTSADTFTQRYDGIPAGTVCRVTEPASGANEDVTVESSGTAEVTILPGQEVAAEVINEYAPVPVTERLPRTGAEDTAAMVGAAGSAMLAGSLLVLGSYRRRHS, encoded by the coding sequence ATGAGCCATCATTACTTTCCATCCGGCCCGCGGCGCCAGCCGGGGCCCGAGCGCCGGATACGCAGGTCTCTTTTAGGCGTCGCGGCCGCTGCTGTGCTGCTGCTGGCACCGTTCGCGGCACCCGCGAATGCCTCCTGGGCAGAGCCGGACCCGAATGATCCGGCGCCGGTAGCCGGCATCAATGCGGAAGTCGTGACTACCGACCTCGGGCCCGCCCAAAGGGTACAGGCGTTCGTGGCTGACAATCCCACCCCGCCGGATCCCTTGGCACCGTATCCAGAGGACAACCCAGTGGGAGTGCCTGTGACCGGCCGGTTCGCGGGCATCATTTTGACTGAGGATGCCGGTGGCGGGACCGGGCAGATGTACTGCATCGACACAGCGGTGGAGACCATGGTCGGCATCGGCTACGTTCAGGGGGCCTGGGAGGAAGCCAACGTAGCCAACATCGGCTACGTAAATTACATCCTGAACAACTATTATCCTGCGAATCCCGCAGCGCCTGCGGGCTTAACCGTCAATCAGCAGGCTGCGGCGGTGCAGGGTGCGATCTGGTACTTCACCGACGGATACCTGGTCAATACTACGGAGACGGTCATCAGGCCCGCGGTTGAGGCGATCGTCGCCGACGCACAGGCCAACGGACCCTTGGTGGAACCGCCCCCGCCGAATGTCACCGTCACCCCACCGGTTGCTGCGGGTCCAGCGGGAGGCGTGGCGGGCCCGTTTACGGTCGCGTCGGAAGGAGCAGCGGAGGTTACCGTTTCCGTGCCTGCCGGGTACACCATGTTTGCCGATGCTGCGGGGACCGTCCCCATCCCGACCGGAAGCACAGTCCTTTCGGGAGCGCAGATCTGGGTGGCCGGCCCCCCGGGTTCAACCGCTCCGGGGGTCCTTAGCGCCCGCGCTTCCGTCACGGTCCAGACCGGCAACGTCTACCTCTACGACCAGGGCGATCCGCTGTTGGACAACGCGCAGCCCCTCATCCTCGCCGCGACCACAGCGTTGGAAGCGACTGCCGAGGCGACCGCGGAGTTCTTTGTGCCGGGAGACCTCGTGGTGAACAAAACCTTTGCAGGGGAAGCCGCAGGTCGCCAAGGTGCAATCGCGCTCACTGTCGACTGTGGTGCAGCGGGGCTGTTTAGCTTTGAAATCCCCGCAGGAACCACAGCTCCCGTCAGCGAAACGATTGTTGATCTTCCGGTGGGTACAGTGTGCTCCGTCACCGAACCGGTCACGGGATCCAATACCGAGGTGACGGTGACTCCGACAGTCTCGGATCCGGTGACTATCGCTGAGGGGGAAAATGTCCTCGCCGTGACCAACACGGTTGAGTTCAACCCGGGCAGCCTTGTAGTCGCCAAGACCATCAGCGGCTCCGGAGCCGGCCTGCAGGACGAAGTCGTGCTTCACATCCAGTGCGGTAACGGACTGATCGACGAGATCTTCGTTATCCCCGAGGGGACTTCGGCGGATACCTTCACCCAGCGGTACGACGGCATCCCGGCGGGAACGGTGTGTCGGGTTACGGAGCCGGCATCCGGCGCCAATGAGGACGTGACCGTGGAATCGTCAGGTACGGCGGAGGTAACTATCCTGCCGGGGCAGGAGGTGGCGGCTGAGGTTATCAATGAATACGCGCCGGTGCCGGTAACCGAACGGCTTCCGCGGACAGGGGCGGAAGACACCGCAGCCATGGTGGGAGCAGCCGGAAGTGCAATGCTCGCCGGATCCCTATTGGTCCTGGGGTCGTACCGGCGGCGCCATAGCTAA